The genomic interval CCGTTTTCTACCTCCTTAACTCCTACTGTAAGTCCCTCTTGTGGAGTACTGCACAAGGAATACGCACGACGAACTTCAGAGCCTTCTATGTTAATTTTAAGAGTAATATATTGCCCCGGAGCAAAAGTGAAGGCGTCTTTTAAATCATCTGGAATGCCGAATGATATGGCTACAGATTTATCTGTAATTCTTTTAATAGACTGTATACTAAGGGTATGAAATTGTGACATCTGTAATTTTTTGAGTAAAAATACAAACCAAACCCATTTAAGTGTAACTTTTACGATCTATTAACTACTCATACCTTGCTAAACAATCTATAATCATGATCAAACAATTTGTAAGTCTTGAGTGGAAGGCGTTTTTTAGGAGTGCCTCATTTCAAACAAATCTTGCCTTAAAAATTTTAATGGTTTTTGGTGCTTTATCCATGATAGTATGGTTTAGCATGCTCGGTTTGGGGTTATATTTTGGATTGAAAAAAGCAGATTTAAAGCCATTACTCACGGTAAATCAATTCATGATTTATTACGTGGTAGGAGATTTAATTATACGGTACTTAGGTCAAAAAATGCCCGTGGTTAATATCAAACCCTTGTTGTTATTACCATTTAAGAAATCAAAAATTGTAAAGTTTGCCTTAGGAAAAACGGTTCTTGCATTTTGGAACTGGATGCATGCATTCTTTTTTATTCCATTTTCAATCATACTTATTGTAAAAGGGTATGACCCATTGGGGGTACTCACTTGGCATCTCGCAATGTTTTGTTTGATTTATACAAACAATTTTATCAATGTCTTTTTTAATGACAAACTTTGGCTTGTTATTGCCGTAGGTGTTTTGTTTGCAGGGCTAGGTTATGCGCAGTATACAGGAATCTTTGATATTACATCATTTACACAACCTTTTTTTCAAGGGCTATATGAATTAAAATGGACGGTTATTTTCCCTATAGCTTTGCTTATCATAGTTGCAGTTATTGCATTTAGGTATTTCTTAGTACGCTTATATCTTGATGCAGGTCTGGCTAAAAAGACGAGTGTGGCTACTGGTGGAGAATTAGGGTGGGTAAATCGTTTTGGAAAGCTGTCTACTTTCTTAAAAAATGATATACGACTTATCATGAGAAATAAACGATCTCGCACCACAGTGATGATGAGCGTGTTCTTTTTATTTTATGGATTATTATTTTTCACAAACGCTATTGAGGTGTATAGCGGTCCTTTCTGGAAGATGTTTGCCGCTGTATTTGTTACTGGAGGATTCATCTTTAGCTTTGGGCAATTTGTGCCTTCTTGGGATAGTTCATATTACCCACTCATGATGACGCAAAATATTAAATACAAGGAATATTTAAAGTCTAAGTGGTTACTCATGGTTGTTGTAACGTTTATCTCTGCTATTCTTTGTATTCCATATATCTACTTTGGGTGGGATATATTGATCGCTATATTGGTTGGTGCCATTTTTAATCTTGGCGTAAATACCCACTTAGTTTTATTGGGGGGCGCATTTATTAAAACACCCATCGATTTGCAAAGTTCAAAAAAGGCTTTTGGTGATAAAAGCTCATTCAACCTCAAAACGTTGCTCATTAGTCTACCTAAAATGTTAGGTCCTATGGCCTTGTATGCAATTGGTCATTTTACGGTAGGTTCTTGGCTAGGGTATGTGCTTGTGGCTGTTGCTGGATTAGTGGGTATTGCCTTTCGCGACAGCGTATTTAACCAAATTATTAAAATTTATAAAAGCGAGAAGTATAAAACTCTAGCCGCTTACAAACAAACTAAATAACGTATCGCTATGATCTCAATACATAATTTATCAAAAACATATAACGGTGTCACTGTTTTAAACCTTGAGCATTTAGATATTCCAAAGGGTCAAGCTTTTGGACTTGTAGGAAATAATGGGGCAGGTAAAACAACCTTATTTAGCTGTTTATTGGATTTAATTAAACCATCCACTGGTTATATAGAAAATGGAGGTGTAAAAGTAAACGAAAGCGAAGATTGGAAAACCTACACCGCATCATTTATCGACGAGAGTTTTTTAATTGGTTATTTAACACCAGAGGAATACTTTTATTTTATAGGGGAACTACGTGGTCAAAATAAAGCAGATGTTGATGCACTACTCGCCACATTTGCAGATTTCTTTAATGATGAGATTCTAGGTAAGCGTAAATATTTGAGAGACTTGTCAAAAGGAAATCAGAAAAAAGTGGGTATAGTAGCAACTTTAATAGGTTCTCCAGATGTAATCATTCTTGACGAACCGTTTGCAAATCTTGACCCTACTACTCAAATAAGACTCAAAGGTATTATCAAAAAATTGGCTACTGATCAAGACGTAACTGTTTTAGTTTCTAGCCATGATCTACAGCATGTTACAGAAGTATGTGAGCGTATTGTCGTTTTAGAAAAAGGCAACCAGGTAAAAGATATAATTACCTCTCCAGCAACATTGAGAGAACTAGAAGATTATTTCGCTGGAAATGCGGTAGAAACTATAGTAGCACAAGCACAAATGGATGATATATAGGCTGTGAATTGCTTTTCAAATTGATATTTAAATCAAGTGAAGACTGTTTTTTCAAAAAGAACCGTATTTTTACGGGCTTACCATACTAAATATGGTAAATATCTGTTCCTTAGTTACAAAAACAATAGGTTTGAAATCACTTCTTTATTATACATTTTGCCTCGTACTTTTTGGAGTCCTCCTTTCTGGATGCTCCCGTAAAAAAGATAGTTTTGTAAGTAGAAATTTTCATGCCGTGACTACAGAGTACAATACACTCTATAATGGCGGTGTCGCATTAGATAAAGGAAGGGCATCATTAGTAGAAACGTTTAATGATAATTACTGGGAAGTTCTACCTATAGAGCGCATCGTTTTTACCGAAAATACTGCCTCTGGAGAAGAAAATAGAGATCCTAACTTTTTAAAAGCAGAAGAGAAAGCTATAAAAGCTATACAACGCCATGCGATGAAAATAGATGGCGAAGAGCGTAACCCTCAAATAGATGAGGCCTTTTTGTTATTAGGGAAAGCACGCTACTATGATCAGCAATTTGTACCCGCCTTAGAAGCATTTAATTATATACTTGCGTACTATCCAAAAAGTAATAATATTGCTCAAGCCAAAGTTTGGAAAGAAAAAACTAATATCAGGCTCGAGAATAATGTCATCGCGATAGACAATCTTAAAGATATTTTTGAAGTTGAAAGTGAGCTTAGCAATCAAGATAGGGCAGATGCTCATGCCATGCTCGCTCAAGCTTTTCTCAACCTAGAGACTCCTGATAGCGCACTTGTGTATATCAAAAGCGCATCAAAGCTTACTAAAAAGCTAGAGGAAAGAGGGCGCTATAATTTTATAAAGGGTCAGCTGTATAACAAACTTGGTAAAACAGATAGCGCAAACCTTGCATTTCAAGAAGTCATTGACCTCAATAGAAAAGTCCCCAGGAAATATCATATTAATGCCCATTTAGAAAAGATTCGCAACTTTGATTATGCATCAGGAGACACACTCTTATTAAGAGAACGCTTAGACCTTTTAGTAAAAAATAGAGAAAACAGGCCTTTTCTTGATAAAATCTATTATACTAAGGCGACCTATTTTATGAATATAGGAAAGGAAGACTCTGCTATCGTAAATTATAATAAATCATTATTACAAAAAAGCTCAGATCAATTTTTAAATTCTCGAGATTATTTGGCTCTTGCAGATTATAATTTTGATAAAGCAGCTTACAAAACTGCTGGAGCGTATTACGACAGTGTGTTGAATAAGTTGCCAGTTCGAACACGAGAGTATAGGAGTATAAGAAAGAAAAGAGAAAATCTCAACGATGTTATAGGTTATGAAAACACCGCCATACGAAATGACAGCATAATAAGACTCATAACGATGCCTGAGGAGGAGCTTACAGCTTACTTCGAAGCCTATATTTCA from Dokdonia sp. Hel_I_53 carries:
- a CDS encoding DUF5687 family protein: MIKQFVSLEWKAFFRSASFQTNLALKILMVFGALSMIVWFSMLGLGLYFGLKKADLKPLLTVNQFMIYYVVGDLIIRYLGQKMPVVNIKPLLLLPFKKSKIVKFALGKTVLAFWNWMHAFFFIPFSIILIVKGYDPLGVLTWHLAMFCLIYTNNFINVFFNDKLWLVIAVGVLFAGLGYAQYTGIFDITSFTQPFFQGLYELKWTVIFPIALLIIVAVIAFRYFLVRLYLDAGLAKKTSVATGGELGWVNRFGKLSTFLKNDIRLIMRNKRSRTTVMMSVFFLFYGLLFFTNAIEVYSGPFWKMFAAVFVTGGFIFSFGQFVPSWDSSYYPLMMTQNIKYKEYLKSKWLLMVVVTFISAILCIPYIYFGWDILIAILVGAIFNLGVNTHLVLLGGAFIKTPIDLQSSKKAFGDKSSFNLKTLLISLPKMLGPMALYAIGHFTVGSWLGYVLVAVAGLVGIAFRDSVFNQIIKIYKSEKYKTLAAYKQTK
- a CDS encoding ABC transporter ATP-binding protein, with translation MISIHNLSKTYNGVTVLNLEHLDIPKGQAFGLVGNNGAGKTTLFSCLLDLIKPSTGYIENGGVKVNESEDWKTYTASFIDESFLIGYLTPEEYFYFIGELRGQNKADVDALLATFADFFNDEILGKRKYLRDLSKGNQKKVGIVATLIGSPDVIILDEPFANLDPTTQIRLKGIIKKLATDQDVTVLVSSHDLQHVTEVCERIVVLEKGNQVKDIITSPATLRELEDYFAGNAVETIVAQAQMDDI
- a CDS encoding tetratricopeptide repeat protein, producing MKSLLYYTFCLVLFGVLLSGCSRKKDSFVSRNFHAVTTEYNTLYNGGVALDKGRASLVETFNDNYWEVLPIERIVFTENTASGEENRDPNFLKAEEKAIKAIQRHAMKIDGEERNPQIDEAFLLLGKARYYDQQFVPALEAFNYILAYYPKSNNIAQAKVWKEKTNIRLENNVIAIDNLKDIFEVESELSNQDRADAHAMLAQAFLNLETPDSALVYIKSASKLTKKLEERGRYNFIKGQLYNKLGKTDSANLAFQEVIDLNRKVPRKYHINAHLEKIRNFDYASGDTLLLRERLDLLVKNRENRPFLDKIYYTKATYFMNIGKEDSAIVNYNKSLLQKSSDQFLNSRDYLALADYNFDKAAYKTAGAYYDSVLNKLPVRTREYRSIRKKRENLNDVIGYENTAIRNDSIIRLITMPEEELTAYFEAYISKIKEKATQDSLARVEEVRNQEFFTNSTSSRKQGAAGVGEFYFYNDVAVAYGKQSFEKQWGNRRLEDRWRTSTKQNTLQGANTLPGIATTIVEEQIEAKTAADYIATLPRERTQIDSLIKERNVAYFQLGLIYKEKFKEFPLAIERLEKLITFEPDEKLILPAKYNLYQLYGNTDAFAKEDSLKNDILTTYPNSRYAQRINNPNTVFAADVDAPEEVYKRLYDRFKAEEFETLLTVLDTRIEQFYGDPYLPKFELLKATALGRYKGYEAYKTALNFVALTYPRTEEGKKAQSLLQKVLPNMAFSSFDDEALSVSYKVLFPFENKDLVAAQEFNKKLQEALEKVKYDNFTISLDSYSPEQSFVVVHYLSSRSQAEGLVELLANNDEIKLSRDNIIIASENYKIVQLHKNVEDYQEKITN